The region ACTAGAATTTCAAATAAAATATTAAAAAATTTGCATCTTTCTAAAATGCTAAAAATATACTGTCGAATGCTATAGGAGCATAAAAAATAAATGAATTATTTGTATAAAATTTTTTATAATGTAACTTTATATATAAAATTACAATAAAAAACATTTAAATATTTACAAATACGGCAATAAATATTATAATAGGTAATAGGTAGACCAAATTATATAATGAATTATAACATTATATACAATATTATGCAAATATTTAAAACTAATACAAAAATAAAATATTCTACATAAAACATTTGAAATCAAGATATTAAATGTTAATTTCAGCAAAATTTTTTTATATAAGTATGATAAGCATTTATATTAAAACTTATATGCAAAATTAAAAAGGAGAGATGTAGATGGTGAGTAATATGAAAAATATTGGAGTAATTGGTGCGGGAGTTATAGGAAAAGGTGTAGCGCAAACATTTTCACAAAAAGGATTTTATGTAAATTTGATTGATGTTTCAGATGAAATTTTGTCACAAGCAAAAGAAACTATACAGAATAATGTTAGATTACAAAATTTATTTTGCAAAAACAAAATGGAAAATAATTATGAAGATGTATTATCACGAATAAATTTTACTACTGATTACAATTCCATAAAAAATTCGGATTTTGTTGTAGAAAACGTCACAGAAAAATGGAATATTAAGAAAGCAGTTTATGAGAAAATAGATAAAATATGTCCAAGCAATTGCATATTTATGGTTAATACATCCTGTATATCTATAACTAAAATTGCAGCATTAACAAAGAGACAATCTAAAATAATTGGTGCTCATTTTATGAATCCAGTACCAATGAAAGATACAGTGGAAACTATAAGGGGACTTAATACTTCTGATGAAACCATAAAAAAGGTAGAAGAATTATTCTCAGATATTAATAAGAAATGCATTTTAGTAAATGATTATCCAGGATTTGTTTCAAATAGAATCTCGCATGTTTTTATGAATGAAGCTGCTTTTGTAGTACAGGACGGGGTTGCGACACCAGAAAAAGTAGATAAAATATTTAAGAACTGCTTTGGTCATAAAATGGGACCGCTTGAAACAGCAGATCTTATAGGACTTGATACAGTAATGAATTCATTGGATATACTTTTTGAAAGTTATCAGGATCCTAAGTTTAGATGCTGTCCATTAATTAGAAAAATGGTTTATGGTGGAGCCTGCGGAAGAAAAACGGGTAAAGGATTTTATAAGTATTAATATAAAAATAATAAAAGAATATGGTTTTCTATTATTAAAAAAATACAATATGTAAAAAGGGGAAGATTTGATGGAAGAGTCAAAAATTAAAATTAAGAATTTCTTATCACGGTATTTTACTAATTATGAATTGAAGGATGACGAGGATATATTTTCATTAGGGTTTGTAAATTCTTTGTTTGCAATGCAATTAGTAATGTTTATTGAAAAGGAATTTTCAATAACAATTGAAAATGAAGACTTGGATCTAAGTAATTTTAAGTCAATAAATTCTATGATAAAGCTTATTGATAGTAAAAGGCAAAGTAACAAATAAGAAGTGTAATGTTCGATAGAAATATAAATAGATTTTTATCAAGTGTTATAGCTTGATTGTACAAGGGGGAAAATAATGATGTCGTTAACACCAGAACAATTAAAGCTACAGTCAGAATTTAAAATATTTGTAGATAAGTATATAACGCCTTACGCGGCTAAAAATGATGTAGAAGAAATTCTACAAGAAAATATCATTAACAATATTAAAAAGAAAGGTTACTTGGGTTCAATGATTCCAAGCAATTTTGGAGGTCTTGGCTTTGATTCTGTTACAATAGGCATATTAAACGAAGAAGTAGGAAAAGGATGTTCATCTACAAGATCACTCTTAACTGTACATGGAATGGTAGCAATTGCTATTAATAGATGGGGAACGAAAGAACAGAAAAAATATTGGCTTCCTAAGCTAGCAAAAGGAGAATTAATAGGCGCATTTGCACTTACAGAACCAAATGTGGGAAGTGATGCAAATAGTATAGAAACAACAGCTGTTTTGGATGGAGAAAATTATATTTTAAATGGCAATAAAAAGTGGATTACTATGGGACAAATTGCGGATGTTTTTTTAGTATTTGCAAAAATAAATGGAAAAACTACTGCACTTTTAGTTAACAAAAGAGCAAAAGGATTTTCTATAGAGCCAATGAAAGGTCTATTGGGTGCTAGAGCATCAATGATAGCTAAATTAAAATTTGAAAATTGTATTATTCCAAAAGAAAACTTAATTGGAAGAGAGGGAATGGGTTTATCCCATGTAGGACTTTATTCTTTAGATTATGGTAGATATACCATTGCATGTGGATGTGTAGGATTAGCACAAGCATGTTTAAATGAAAGTTTAGCCTATTGTAGAAAAAGAGTACAGTTTAAGGTTGCATTACGGGAGCACCAATTAATACAAAAGATGATAACCGAAATGATTGTAAATATACAGGCTGCTAGGCTCCTTTGCTATAATGCAGGACAATTAAGAGATTTAAAGGATCCCGATTCAATAATGGAAACTTGGAATGCTAAGTATTTTGCTTCAAAAATGGCTAATTCTGTAGCTAGCTATGCTGTGCAAATATTTGGAGCAAAAGGTTTATCTAAAGATTATCCAATCGAGAGATATTTTAGAGACGCAAGAGTAAATGAGATTATAGAAGGAAGCAGCCAAATACATGAGAGTTTAATAGCTAAAAATGCATTTAGATATGAAAACTTATAAAAATGGAAATTCAGGTGATTCAAATGGGAAATGTTAAATCAAAAAGGGAAAAAATAAAATGTGTAGTATGGGATTTGGACAACACTATATGGCATGGAATTTTGAGTGAAGACAAAAATATAACGATTAATGATAAGGCTTTAGAGGTAATTAAAGAATTGGATAATAGGGGGATTTTACAATCTATAGCCAGTAAGAATGATAGTGATGTTGCTATAAAAAAGTTAGAAAAATTTGGATTAGCGGATTATTTTATATATCCGCAAATTAATTGGGGACCAAAATCAGAATCAATTGCTGTTATAGCTAAGTCTATAAATATAGGAATTGATACAATAGCTTTTGTTGATGATCAGAGTTTTGAGTTAGAGGAAGTAAAATTTACGCATCCCGAAGTTATGTGCATAGATTCTTCTGAGATAGGAAAAATGTTAGAAATGGATGAAATGAATCCTAAATTTATAACAAAAGATTCTAAGCTTCGTAGAAGTATGTATATCAATGATATAAAAAGAAATAAAATTGAAGAGAAATTTAGTGGTACCAAAGAAGAATTTTTATCTTCACTTAATATGAAATTTAAAATATCTGAAGCTAAAGAAGAAGATTTAAAGAGAGTAGAAGAACTTACGGTAAGAACTCATCAATTAAATACTACTGGATATACGTATTCGTATGATGAATTAAATGAATTTAGAGTTTCAAATAAATATAAGTTATTAGTGGCGGAATTAGAAGATAAATTTGGAGGATACGGGAAAATAGGATTAACGTTGTTGGAGTGTAATGAGAAATGTTGGACAATTAAATTATTTATAATGTCATGTAGGGTTGTGTCTAGAGGGGTAGGGAGTGTATTACTTAATTACCTAATGAAGTTGTCAAAACACAATAATGTGAAATTAAGAGCTGAATTTGTACCTACAGACAGAAATAGAATGATGTATATTACTTATAAGTTTGCTGGTTTTAAGCAGATAGATAAAATAGGTAATATTACATATTTAGAAAATAATTTAGATAACATTCAGGAATTTCCAAGTTATATAGAGATAGAATACTAAATGGAAAGGGATGAATAGGGATATGAATTTAAATAACAATGTTTCTCAAGAAGAGATTTCAGAATATATAGTAAATTTGGTTGAAGAAATATTAGATAAAAAAATTACAGAATGTAATAAGCCATTTATCGAGTTGGGATTACAATCAGTAAATATTCCACTATTTATTAAAAAGGCTTCAACAAAATTTAATATTAAAATTGAAATTTCATCAATATTTAAATGCCCAACTATAAATGAATTTTCAAAATATTTATTCAATAAATTAAACAATGAAGATAAGGAACCTAATAAAAATAGTAATACGAAAAATCATGAAAGTACTGAAGATTATAATGCAGCAATTGTAGGAATGAGTTGCCGTTTTCCCAATGGAGGAAATAGTCCAGAGGAATACTGGGATGTTTTAATTAGTGGGAAAAACGGAATTTCAAATATGCCTAGAGATAGATGGGATATTGATAAATATTATAGTGAAGATAAAAATGAGCCTGGAAAAATGTATACTAAGAAAGGTGGATTTCTAAACGTACCAATTAATAAGTTTGATGCACAGTTTTTTAACATATCACCCAAAGAAGCAGAAT is a window of Clostridium pasteurianum DNA encoding:
- a CDS encoding 3-hydroxyacyl-CoA dehydrogenase family protein; this translates as MVSNMKNIGVIGAGVIGKGVAQTFSQKGFYVNLIDVSDEILSQAKETIQNNVRLQNLFCKNKMENNYEDVLSRINFTTDYNSIKNSDFVVENVTEKWNIKKAVYEKIDKICPSNCIFMVNTSCISITKIAALTKRQSKIIGAHFMNPVPMKDTVETIRGLNTSDETIKKVEELFSDINKKCILVNDYPGFVSNRISHVFMNEAAFVVQDGVATPEKVDKIFKNCFGHKMGPLETADLIGLDTVMNSLDILFESYQDPKFRCCPLIRKMVYGGACGRKTGKGFYKY
- a CDS encoding acyl-CoA dehydrogenase family protein; the encoded protein is MMSLTPEQLKLQSEFKIFVDKYITPYAAKNDVEEILQENIINNIKKKGYLGSMIPSNFGGLGFDSVTIGILNEEVGKGCSSTRSLLTVHGMVAIAINRWGTKEQKKYWLPKLAKGELIGAFALTEPNVGSDANSIETTAVLDGENYILNGNKKWITMGQIADVFLVFAKINGKTTALLVNKRAKGFSIEPMKGLLGARASMIAKLKFENCIIPKENLIGREGMGLSHVGLYSLDYGRYTIACGCVGLAQACLNESLAYCRKRVQFKVALREHQLIQKMITEMIVNIQAARLLCYNAGQLRDLKDPDSIMETWNAKYFASKMANSVASYAVQIFGAKGLSKDYPIERYFRDARVNEIIEGSSQIHESLIAKNAFRYENL
- a CDS encoding acyl carrier protein yields the protein MEESKIKIKNFLSRYFTNYELKDDEDIFSLGFVNSLFAMQLVMFIEKEFSITIENEDLDLSNFKSINSMIKLIDSKRQSNK
- a CDS encoding HAD-IIIC family phosphatase; this encodes MGNVKSKREKIKCVVWDLDNTIWHGILSEDKNITINDKALEVIKELDNRGILQSIASKNDSDVAIKKLEKFGLADYFIYPQINWGPKSESIAVIAKSINIGIDTIAFVDDQSFELEEVKFTHPEVMCIDSSEIGKMLEMDEMNPKFITKDSKLRRSMYINDIKRNKIEEKFSGTKEEFLSSLNMKFKISEAKEEDLKRVEELTVRTHQLNTTGYTYSYDELNEFRVSNKYKLLVAELEDKFGGYGKIGLTLLECNEKCWTIKLFIMSCRVVSRGVGSVLLNYLMKLSKHNNVKLRAEFVPTDRNRMMYITYKFAGFKQIDKIGNITYLENNLDNIQEFPSYIEIEY